DNA sequence from the Abditibacteriota bacterium genome:
CCTGGATACTCCGGGAGCTGGCCAAGAGCGGAGTGGAGCTGGCAAACATCACCGTAGGCAACCCCTACGTCATCCCCCACGTGAACCGCCCCTTCTTCAAGGGCGGCTACGAGCCGGAGGAGCATCCTCTCACCAACGTGGCCGACATACTCGGGGCCACGGCCCGGCTGAAGGAGCTGGTCCCCTCGGTGAAGCTGGTGTGCTCCGGGCTCTCCTATCTGGGAGTTGCCGCTGCCGGCGTGGCCGCAGCCATGATAGGCAAAGGGGCCTTTGACATGGCAGGCTTTGGCAGACAGACCTTTGCCTATCCGGATTTTGCCGCCGACATACTCACCAAGGGCGGCATGGACCCCCGCAAGATCTGCCTGTGCTGCTCCAAATGCACCGACATCATGAGGACAGGCAGTCCCGCTGGCTGCCCCGTGAGAGACCAGGAAGTATATCTGCCCATTTACAAGGAAAAGGTAAGAGGTTAACGACATGAAAAACGCTGTAGTGACCGGAGTGGCCGGCGGCATAGGCTTTGCCACCGTGCGCAAGCTGCTGGAAAACGGATACCGTGTGACGGGCATGGACATAGCGCCCGCCATGCCCTCGGAGCCCGGAGAGGGCTTTGTGTACGTCAGGGGCGACCTGTCCCGGACCGAAGACAGGGCCCGTCTCATAGACTGCGCCCTGAATACCCACGGGCAGATAGACGCCCTGATCAACGTGGCGGGAGTGGCCCCCAAGGTGCGGGCGGACCTGCTCACCATGACCGAGGAAAGCTATGATTTCGTCATGAACATCAACACCAGGGGCACCCTGTTCCTCACCCAGCTGGCAGCCCGGCATATGATCACCAATCCCGGCGAGCGCAAGGGAGCCATAGTCAACATATCCTCCATGTCCGCCTACACCACTTCGGTGAACAGAGGGGAATACTGCATCTCCAAGGCGGGGGTCAGCATGATCACGGCCCTTTTTGCCGACCGTCTGGCGGAATACGGCATCATGGTCAACGAGATACGCCCCGGCATCATAGCCACGGGCATGACCAGCACCGTGAAGGAAAAATACGACCGGCTCATAGAGGGTGGCATCCTGCCCATCAAGCGCTGGGGACAGCCGGAGGACATAGCCGCGGCTGTGCTGACCCTCATAGACGGCTCTCTCCCCTACGTGACCGGCCAGTCCATAGACGTGGACGGCGGCTTCCATATCCAGAGACTGTAGCATGAACACCGAATATTACGACGCTCTCATCATAGGCACCGGAGCGGCAGGCTACAACGCCGCCTGCCGTCTTGCCCGGGAGGGGACCAGGTCCTTTGCCGTCATCACCGAGGACGTGATGTGCGGCACCAGCCGCAACACAGGCAGCGACAAGCAGACCTATTACAAGCTGGGGCTGGCGGGCGACTCTCCCGACAGCATACGCAAGCTGGCCGAGAACCTGTTTGCCGGCGGCTGCGTGGACGGAGACACGGCTCTCTGCGAGGCAGCCCTGTCCGTGAGATGCTTTTTCAACCTCACGGAGCTGGGAGTGCCCTTCCCCTACAGCCGCTACGGCGAATTCGTAGGCTACAAGACGGACCACGACCCCTATGCCAGAGCCACCTCCGCCGGACCTCTCACCTCCAAATATATGACCGAAGCCCTGGAGAGACAGGCCGCCGGCCTGGGCGTCAGGGTGCTGGACCGGCTCCTCTGCGTGGAGATAATCAAGACGGAGGGCAGGGTCTCCGGCGTCATAGTCCTGAACAGGGACACAGGCGCCCTCAGAGCCATCGGCTGCCAGAGCCTGATACTGGCCACCGGAGGACCTGCGGGCATATACGCCCACAGCGTGTATCCCGCCTGCCACACGGGCTCCACGGGGCTGGCCATCGACGCGGGAGCCTCGCTGCAAAACCTCACCGAATGGCAATACGGTCTGGCCTCCACGGCCCCCAGATGGAACGTGTCCGGCACCTACATGCAGGCCCTGCCCCGCTTTGTGTCCATAGACGAGGAAGGCCGGGAGACCGAGTTTCTGGCGGAGTATTTCCAGGACCCCTATGAGGCCCTGTCCATGGTATTTCTCAAGGGCTATCAGTGGCCCTTTGACAGCAAAAAGGTGCTCTCCGGCTCCTCGGTCATAGACCTGCTGGTTTACAGAGAAACGGCCATGAGAGGCAGGAAGGTGTATCTGGACTACACCCGCAACCCCTTCGGCCTCGAAGAGATAGACTATGGCAAGCTGGCGGACGAGGCGGCGGAATATCTGCGCAATGCCGGCGCCTGCTTTGGCAAGCCCATAGACAGGCTGGCCCACATGAACACCCCGGCCATAGAGCTCTACCGCTCCAAGGGAGTGGATATAGCCCGCGAATATCTGGAGATAGCCCTGTGCGCCCAGCACAACAACGGCGGCATCGCCGTGGACAAATGGTGGCAGACGGACGTGCCCGGCCTTTTTGCCGCGGGAGAGTGCGCCGGCACCCACGGCATCACCCGCCCCGGAGGCTCCGCCCTGAACGCGGGCCAGGCCGGCTCCCTGAGAGCGGCCCAGTACGTAGCCGCTCAGCCGAAGCAGGACCGGGATGCGGCGGCCTTTGAAGAGGCGGCCGAGGCCGCCCTGCGGCGCCACGAAGCCTTTTGCGCCCGGGTCCTCTCCAACCCGGACAACGCGGCGGAGTTCATAGACAGGGCCCGGCTCACCATGAGCGCCTGCGGAGGCGCCATCCGGTCCCCGAGAGCCATGAAGCAGGCCTTGCTGGACGCGGAGGCGTCCCTGTCCCAGCTGGAAAACACGGCTGGAGTCGCAGGCCCGGACAGCCTGTTCCTTGTTTACAAGCTCAGGGACCTGCTGACGGTGCAGACAGCCATGCTCACCGCCTGCCTGGACTACGCCGACACCCTGAAGGCCACCAGAGGCTCCGCCCTGTATTGCAGCAGGGAGGGCAGCCTGAGGGAAGGTCTGGACGAGCAGTTCCGCTTTGTCCCGGAGACCGTCCC
Encoded proteins:
- a CDS encoding 3-ketoacyl-ACP reductase; this encodes MKNAVVTGVAGGIGFATVRKLLENGYRVTGMDIAPAMPSEPGEGFVYVRGDLSRTEDRARLIDCALNTHGQIDALINVAGVAPKVRADLLTMTEESYDFVMNINTRGTLFLTQLAARHMITNPGERKGAIVNISSMSAYTTSVNRGEYCISKAGVSMITALFADRLAEYGIMVNEIRPGIIATGMTSTVKEKYDRLIEGGILPIKRWGQPEDIAAAVLTLIDGSLPYVTGQSIDVDGGFHIQRL
- a CDS encoding FAD-binding protein, yielding MNTEYYDALIIGTGAAGYNAACRLAREGTRSFAVITEDVMCGTSRNTGSDKQTYYKLGLAGDSPDSIRKLAENLFAGGCVDGDTALCEAALSVRCFFNLTELGVPFPYSRYGEFVGYKTDHDPYARATSAGPLTSKYMTEALERQAAGLGVRVLDRLLCVEIIKTEGRVSGVIVLNRDTGALRAIGCQSLILATGGPAGIYAHSVYPACHTGSTGLAIDAGASLQNLTEWQYGLASTAPRWNVSGTYMQALPRFVSIDEEGRETEFLAEYFQDPYEALSMVFLKGYQWPFDSKKVLSGSSVIDLLVYRETAMRGRKVYLDYTRNPFGLEEIDYGKLADEAAEYLRNAGACFGKPIDRLAHMNTPAIELYRSKGVDIAREYLEIALCAQHNNGGIAVDKWWQTDVPGLFAAGECAGTHGITRPGGSALNAGQAGSLRAAQYVAAQPKQDRDAAAFEEAAEAALRRHEAFCARVLSNPDNAAEFIDRARLTMSACGGAIRSPRAMKQALLDAEASLSQLENTAGVAGPDSLFLVYKLRDLLTVQTAMLTACLDYADTLKATRGSALYCSREGSLREGLDEQFRFVPETVPSGGMVQQIRKEGSSYSVTWRPVRPLPEEDIFFENVWRRYQKDKNVY